The genomic segment ATCGCCTCGTCGTTCTCGCGCAGCGCCGGCGCCGTGTAGTTCTGCGAGCCGGTGAAGGAGACCTTGTTCCGCTTGCCGTCGTACACACCGTCGACCAGCAGGTACTTCGAGTGGATGATGTACGGCGTCGTGAGGCGGGTGCCGGGGTGCAGCGGGTCCCTGTCGTCGTTGTAGCAGCGCACCGAGGGGCCGCCCGACGTGTGCAGCTGCTCCCAGGTGCCCGGGGTGCCGCCCTGGCTCTTCGCGCTGTCCGTCTCCGCGTACAGGATGCTCACCGAGCAGCCCGCCTTCTTCAGCGAGACGAGCTTGTCGGCGATCTGCTTGCGCGTGATCTTGAAGATCGCGGCACGGACCTTGGTGTGCTGCGTGACACCCGCGGCGTCCTTGTACGTGCACTTCACGTTGTTCAGGACCGAGTACATGGTGTCGGTCTCGTTGACCGTGCCGTTGCGCGGGAAGAAGTACGCCTTGTAGCGGCCGCTGCTGACCGTGCGGTAGTCCCAGTCGGCCCAGCGCTTGCCGAGCATGTCCGTGAAGTAGTCCGCGTACGCGTCGTACATCGCGGGGTTGTTCGGCAGCAGCAGCGCGTCGTTGAAGAACTTGGTGTGCGCCGACGGCGTCGAGTTCGACGTGGTCTGCACGACCACGTCCTTGGCGCCCTCGACCTCCGAGAACAGCCAGAACTTGTTGTGCATGATCGACTTGCCGTACTTCGGGTCGCCCAGGCAGGACTTCCCCGTCGGGCAGAGCGACACGAAGGACGTCTTGGTCTTGTCCGTGCCGAGCGCCGTCTTCAGCGTGTTGTACGCGGTGTTCGTGGGCCGGTCGCTCTTGCTGGTCTCGTCGAGCAGCATCTGCACGTGCACGCCGCGGTTCTTGGCGGCGACGAGCGCGTCGACGACCGGGGCCTCCCACACGTGGTAGACGGCGACCTTGATCGTCGAGCCGGGCACGGCGGAGTTCGTCAGCTCGATCAGGCGGGTCCGGATCGCGTGCTGCGCGTCGACGTCACCCTTCGGGTCGTTGAAGATCGGCCCCTCG from the Streptomyces venezuelae genome contains:
- a CDS encoding phospholipase D-like domain-containing protein; translation: MAHARLRGTGRHRAVKPVKGGRQAVALATVLSAAGIQAAGSVGTASADAGSTWTEGPIFNDPKGDVDAQHAIRTRLIELTNSAVPGSTIKVAVYHVWEAPVVDALVAAKNRGVHVQMLLDETSKSDRPTNTAYNTLKTALGTDKTKTSFVSLCPTGKSCLGDPKYGKSIMHNKFWLFSEVEGAKDVVVQTTSNSTPSAHTKFFNDALLLPNNPAMYDAYADYFTDMLGKRWADWDYRTVSSGRYKAYFFPRNGTVNETDTMYSVLNNVKCTYKDAAGVTQHTKVRAAIFKITRKQIADKLVSLKKAGCSVSILYAETDSAKSQGGTPGTWEQLHTSGGPSVRCYNDDRDPLHPGTRLTTPYIIHSKYLLVDGVYDGKRNKVSFTGSQNYTAPALRENDEAIVKIDDDSVHDTYRSHFDRTRAVAWPGSADKTDLCKGVKPLPPDGEKPVT